The sequence below is a genomic window from Candidatus Babeliales bacterium.
AAGTTAAGGTAAGCTAACAATAAGCTGAATTAACATACACAGCCCACTGAAATAAAGATCGATTAAAGTAATACGAGAGACAAACGCCCACGTAGCTCAGTTGGTAGAGCACTTCCTTGGTAAGGGAGAGGTCACCGGTTCAATCCCGGTCGCGGGCTCCAGTTCACAAACCTCACGCTAGTTTTGATGAAAGTTCGACTATGGCTAAAAATAGAATAATAATGCATCTTGAATGCAAAGATTGTAACCTTAGAAATTATAGTAAAAAAGTTTCTAAGAAGCGAGCTTTCGGCAAGTTGGCATTGAACAAGTATTGTTCAACATGCAAAAAGCATTCAACACATAAAGAAACTAAGTAGATCTGTAGGTCAGTAGCTCCAATGGTAGAGCAGCGGACTCCAAATCCGCGTGTTGGGGGTTCGAATCCCTCCTGACCTGCCAATCTTACAGGGTGAAGAAAAAGGTAAAGAGTGCGAAAATGAATAAGATTCTCTTGTTTGTTAACGAAGTAAAAAATGAGCTAAGAAAGATCTCTTGGCCAAGTCGAGATGAGCTTGTGGGAGCAACTATTATTGTTTGTATCCTTGTGTTAGTCCTTTCCACAATACTTGGCTCCATGGACTTTTTCTTTAGCTTTGTTATAAAAAAATTTATTATGTAGCCTTTTGGGCTTCAAATTAATGCTTTTTTAAAGTAAACTCTATAACTACGTGGGGCTAGATTTAGGCTATGAAACGTTGGTATGTCGTCCAGGTTTATACCGGATACGAAGATATTGTAAAAACCGATTTAGAAAAACGCGTCCAGGAAGAGAATCTGACTGAATTATTCGGTGAAATTCTGGTTCCAACGGGCGAGGTGGCAAGTTTCTTTGCTGAGGAAAAATCCAAGAAGGAAAAAATTTTTCCTGGGTATTTACTTATCAACATGGATATGACTGGCGAAACATTCAGACTTGTTGCATCAAACCCTCGCGTTACAAGATTTTTAGGTGGAGAAAGTCCTGCTCCTCTTTCTGATAAAGAAGTTGGGCGCATTTTCTCTCAAATGTCTGGAGAGCTGGCTATTGCGACAGAGAAAGAAGCCTTTGTTGTTGGCAGCGAAGTTAATATTTGTAGCGGACCTTTTTCAGGGTTTGTGGGCATTATTGACAAAACAGACGATGAAAAAGAACGACTTACCGTTATGGTAAGCATTTTTGGTAGATTAACTCCAGTAGAATTGGGATTTGATCAAGTAAAGAAATAGCAATGGGATCGCTAAAGAGCAATAACAGAAGGTAGATTGTTAGGTAAAAGCATGTCAAAAAAAATAAAAGCTAATGTTAGAATACGTCTTCAAGGAGGCGCCGCGACTCCTGCTCCACCAGTAGGTTCGATGCTTGGTCAACATGGTGTTAATCTTATGGACTTTTGTAAGAAGTTTAACGCCGCTACTGCAAATCAAAAGGGCGAAACAGTGCCTCTCGTTGTTACTGTTTACGTTGATAAAACTTTTGATTTTGTTACCAAAACTGCACCAGTGTCAGAGTTGCTCAGAAAAAAAGCAAACATCAAAAAAGGCTCCAGTAATCCTGGTAAGGATTCCGCTGGAACAATTCAGATGAAAGACATTGAAGAAATTGCTAAAATGAAAATGGTCAACTTAAATGCTGCAGACCTTGAAGCAGCAAAAAAGACCATTGCTGGCAGCGCTCGCAGCATGGGCCTTAAGGTTATTGAGTAATATAACGTCGTTATAACTGGTTCATCTTAAAATTAATTATTGTAGTAGGATCGATACATGGGTAACGTTAGTAAAAATCATAAAAAGGTACAAGAGCTGCTGGCAAAAACCGAAATAACTAATTGGAAATCAGCGCTTGATTTTGTTACCAAAAATACATACACCAAATTTGATGAATCAGTTGATGCAGACATTACACTGGGCATTGATGCATCAAAGGGTGATCAAACCGTTCGTGGTTCAGTTCTTTTGCCTCATGGCCTTGGCAAGAAAGTTCGCGTTCTTGTTTTTGCTAAAGGACAATACGAAGAAGATGCAAGAAAAGCCGGCGCTGATTTTGTTGGTGCTGATGATCTTGTAGAGAAAATTGAAGGTGGATGGATGGACTTTGATGCAGCTGTTGCAACACCTGATTTAATGGGCCTTGTAGGTAAAGTAGCAAAAGTTTTGGGACCTCGAGGTTTGTTGCCAAATAAAAAAATTGGCACCGTTACTTTTGATGTTGCAGACATTGTTTCTGATCTGAAAAAAGGACGTTTATCTTTCCGTAATGATAAGGGTGGCGTATTGCATGCACCGTTTGGAAAGGCTTCTTTTGGCTCAGAAAAGCTTATAGAAAACCTTGCAGCACTTATTAAAGCTATTCAATCCTGCAAACCTGCGTCATCAAAAGGTAAATTCTTAAGAAAAATTACCATCTCATCTACGATGGGCGTTGGCGTAATAATTAATCCTGACGAAATTGGCTAAATAGGCATACAAGCAAAAGGAATCGAACAATGAACCGTCAACAAAAAGAAAGTGTAATTTCTGATTTTGCAAAGATGCTTTCAGAATCACAAAGCACTA
It includes:
- the rpmG gene encoding 50S ribosomal protein L33, with the protein product MAKNRIIMHLECKDCNLRNYSKKVSKKRAFGKLALNKYCSTCKKHSTHKETK
- the secE gene encoding preprotein translocase subunit SecE, producing the protein MNKILLFVNEVKNELRKISWPSRDELVGATIIVCILVLVLSTILGSMDFFFSFVIKKFIM
- the nusG gene encoding transcription termination/antitermination protein NusG, with the protein product MKRWYVVQVYTGYEDIVKTDLEKRVQEENLTELFGEILVPTGEVASFFAEEKSKKEKIFPGYLLINMDMTGETFRLVASNPRVTRFLGGESPAPLSDKEVGRIFSQMSGELAIATEKEAFVVGSEVNICSGPFSGFVGIIDKTDDEKERLTVMVSIFGRLTPVELGFDQVKK
- the rplK gene encoding 50S ribosomal protein L11, giving the protein MSKKIKANVRIRLQGGAATPAPPVGSMLGQHGVNLMDFCKKFNAATANQKGETVPLVVTVYVDKTFDFVTKTAPVSELLRKKANIKKGSSNPGKDSAGTIQMKDIEEIAKMKMVNLNAADLEAAKKTIAGSARSMGLKVIE
- the rplA gene encoding 50S ribosomal protein L1; this encodes MGNVSKNHKKVQELLAKTEITNWKSALDFVTKNTYTKFDESVDADITLGIDASKGDQTVRGSVLLPHGLGKKVRVLVFAKGQYEEDARKAGADFVGADDLVEKIEGGWMDFDAAVATPDLMGLVGKVAKVLGPRGLLPNKKIGTVTFDVADIVSDLKKGRLSFRNDKGGVLHAPFGKASFGSEKLIENLAALIKAIQSCKPASSKGKFLRKITISSTMGVGVIINPDEIG